tatttGGAAGAGTGGAAAAATCTCCCGAATGTTTCGAAGTGGGTGCTGCTCATGGTAGAACAGggctacagaattcagttcggttcACGACCGCCCAAGTTCAATGGGGTGCTTCCTACGGTGGTaaccccagagcagtctctggtgatggaGCAAGAAGTAacgacgcttttgcaaaaaggggctatagaaagggtttcccctcccagcaaaatgtcgggcttttacagccgctacttcattgttctgaagaaggatggagggttgcgtccgatcatagatttacgtgtgttAAATCGATCAGTAAGgaagttgaagttcaaaatgcttacactcagacagatcatccctcagatcaggtccgaggactggtttgtagcaatagatctgaaagatgcatactttcatgtatccatccatccttcacacaggaagttcctcaggtttgctttcgggggcgaagcttaccaatacagggttcttccgttCGGCCTATCCCTCTCACCCTgcacgttcacgaagtgcgtggatgcagcgctggctccgctgagactccagggcatccgcgtgctgaactatatcgacgattggttgatactagctcaaacagaacaattggcagttcaacatcgagatgttgttctgtcgcacatgaaaaagcttgggctgaggctcaacgccaaaaagagtgtgctggtcccGAGTCAGGTTGCAATCTACTTAGGTGTAATCTGGGATAccaccacgatgcaggcgcagttgtcccctgctcgtgtgagttccattctcggggccgtgaaaggggtgaaattaggccagtcactcactgtaaaacagtttcagagactgttgggtctgatggcagctgcgtccaacgtcattacttttggcctcctgcacatgagacccttacagtggtggctcaggaccaaggggttttccccgaggggaaatccttttcgcatgatcaaagtcacgcggcgatgccttcgtgctctggtcatgtggagaAAGCCTTGGTTCCTAACCCAGGGACACGTGCTGGGGACTTCTGGTCGtcgtgtaatgcttacgacagatgcttccctcacgggctggggagcggTCATGAGTGGACGCTCAGCTCGGGGTCtgtgggaggaccatcagcgctcctggcacataaatcggctggagatgatggcagtGTTTCTTGCactgaaacacttcctcccagacctgagagatcaccatgtgttggtccgtacggacaacactgcggtggtctcgtacatcaaccatcaggggggctTGCGGTCTCGCCTATTATCAAAATTGGCCAGTCGCATCCTCCTCTGGTCCCAGGGAAAGCTCCTCTCGCTGAGAGCAGCTTATATCCCCGGGCGGttgaatgtgggagcagacgccctgtcgaggcagggcgcgagaccgggggaatggaaactccacaccgaggtggtgGAGTTGATATGGAAAACTTTTGGTGGAGCTCAAGTCGATCtatttgccacagaggagtcagCTCAGTGCCCTCTGTGGTATTCACTTCAGCACCCAGCACCTCTAGGGCTGGATGCCatgctacagacgtggccgaggctgcatCTGTATGCGTTCCCCCCAGTCTCaatgctcccgggagttctggagaaggttCGCCAGGAGAAGGTCGACCTAATATTGGTGGCCCCTTACTTACCAGAGTATGGTTTTCGGACATAATGTCTCTACTTTACGGCTCTCCCCTAgagcttcctctcaggcaggatctcctgtctcaagcgggcggcacgattctccatccccgcccagaaatgtggaaactgtgggcctggcccctgagggggcaaggctcataggAACTGGTCTctcaaccgaggttgtggagaccatccttcactccagagctccctccacgaggaagttgTACTTATATAAATGGAAACTGTTCTCTATGTGGTGTGAACAGCATAATTTGGACCCGGTCCATTCTTCTGTCTCTGACGTGCTTCAGTTCCTTCAGGAAAAGTTCTCGGAAGGTTTAACCCCTTCCACGCTGAAAGTATATGTGGCCGCTATTTCGGCTCATCATATCCCTGTAAGGGGCTCCTCGctgggtcgagaccccctagtagtacgcttcctccgtggtgcACTCAGGTTGAGACCTGTGGTGCGCGCGAAAACTCCGACCTGGGACCTCACTATTGTGCTCCAAGGGCTggctgaggctcccttcgagCCAATAGAGGAGGTATCAGACAAGTTCTTGACTCTTAAGACCATTTTTCTTCTGGCCGTCTCTTCTCTGAAGAGAATCGGTGATTTACAAGCGCTGTCAGTCGCTCCATCTTGTCTTGAGTTTGCGCCTGGTATGGTGAAAGCCTTTCTGCATACCAGACCGGGCTATGTCCCAAAGGTTCCGACGAGGGTCCCAGGTCCCATCGTACTTGAGGCTTTCTGCCCGCCTCCTTTTGTGAATTTGGATCAGGAAAGAAAGAATCTGCTTTGCCCTGTAAGAGCATTAGATGCGTATgttcacagagctgccctgtggagaaaaacagaacaattgtttgtatgttatgggtcccctaagagggggggcccagcatctaaacagcggatgagcaagtgggtggtcgaggccatctcacttgcgtATGAAACGGTGGGGCGCCCGTGTCCTCTGATGGTGCGTGCCcactccacgagaggtatgGCCGCGTCCAGAGCTCTCCTATCTGGTGTCTCTATGGACGACATTTGTGGTgcggctggatggtcatcccagcacaccttTATCAGATTTTACAATCTTCACCTTAACATCACTCCGGGGGCCAGGGTGCTACAAGATAGCAGCCAGGCACTCGGGGatacggcgtagttgggattgcgttcccatcacgtcatccgacgtagcgtcgatagttcccacgaaagggaacgtctcgggttacgggtgtaacccttgttccctgagtaagggaacgagacgctacgtcacgtGGCCGTATCTCCTGCATACCTGGTGCACTTGCTTCAGACAACCTGCAGAAGCTGGCgtgctttgtgttcaggtgtgctttatagcttcctgatccgtgacgtcacccgcctctgacgtgtcgcgtcttttcattggttggatacagaggtgcttcacgaacacaaaatacggaaggttcccatcacgtcatccgacgtagcgtctcgttcccttactcagggaacaagggttacacccgtaacccgagacgtttctCCTGGTTTCAGGTGTTTATCCTCCGAAGCCGTACAAGGTTCGTCCCTGTCGCTTCAGCGCGTACACAACATCCATGGCGGTGACGGTCTTTCTCTTGGCGTGCTCGGTGTAGGTGACGGCATCGCGGATAACGTTCTCCAGAAACACCTTCAACACACCGCGGGTCTCCTCGTAGATCAGCCCGGAGATGCGCTTGACGGCGCCGCGGCGAGCCAGACGACGAATGGCGGGTTTGGTGATTCCCTGGATGTTATCGCGCAGAACTTTACGGTGACGCTTCGCGCCTCCTTTCCCGAGCCCTTTCCCGCCTTTGCCTCTTCCAGACATGTTTCCCTGAATTCTATCAGACGATGATGACGAATAAATGATAATTCAGCATTACAAGGAGGACTTTTACACTTGTTTACAGGAGGGTCATTCCACGAAATCGGTGCCTTTTGCGTCCCTAAGAAATAACCAGACATAGAAGTACAAATacatttgtgatttaaaaacatATCAATACTGCGCATTGTTTTATCAATATTACACCAAAGTAAAgtcaattaaatattattttaaataattaaaattgcatttattcTCATAAGGGTAAGGTTTTTGGCCTGTCCCTTGCTATGATTGTTCTTTTTCAGCAGGACTTTTAATTTGCAAATTGAATgcaaaatgatacaaaaatcaCTTTTGCATATTGTTCTAAGTATAGTCTTATTGTCAAGCAATGTTTTAgcataattatacattatgttttataaaatacatatcattTTATCAGTGTCCCCTATTTCATGTCAGTCCTGTTACCCTCACCAAAGAACCCTGTAATGGTGCATTCCAGTGACATCACTTCCAGGAAGTTACATCATCTCTAAACCAGGATGCCAAcagttcaaataaaaataagtttctCCCTCTCTTCtataattttctatttttctatttttcttctataattttctatttctatttaattttctagatttatgaggtttgactgaGGGGGGATATCATGCAATGTCAATccttttaccattttttaagtATACATTTAAACACTTAATGTAACATAATTATTATCTACAAGTAATATCCATTTAAAGTgtacaaaatgtgtttttgtgatcTGGTCTGTAAGCTAGCAAATAGCAAATTAGCTTGAAATTGTCAAACCTGTTACCCTCAACCCTGTTACTTTTCAGGGTAACAGGGATGACAATCACCTTATCCTCTCTGTATTTAACATTTATCTGTgtcaaatgcaaacattttaaaaggtcATCCCAGGTGTATTATTGTTGTCTGTATCATTCAGTGTGGGTGGCATATGAGCatcagttacatttttagttaGTAATTGTAGTATTGGTATTGTTGGTACAGGAATCTCGTAATTCAAGTATgaactatttaaatgtattatataaacttagtatataatatattttaacccTAACAGAGTGTGTagattttaatttcttaaacaaccatgatGGAAtatgtatcatggccatattccaggatgacagtGCCAATATTCATCAGGGTtaaagaatggttcagagagcacaaagaatcattttcacacatgaatggGCACTTCTGAGTCCTGACTTTAACCTAACCTAAGACtaacctcttgatggaaataaatgttctgATGTCATTTCCATCAGGAGGTGCATACATTTTTGGTAAAGATCTTGTAtggacaatgcaagaggtgagcactctgtaaagtctcctcctgcacatcccaaagacttacaCTGAGGTTAAAGTCAGGACTCAGAAGTGT
The Megalobrama amblycephala isolate DHTTF-2021 linkage group LG19, ASM1881202v1, whole genome shotgun sequence DNA segment above includes these coding regions:
- the LOC125253923 gene encoding histone H4-like; this encodes SSSSDRIQGNMSGRGKGGKGLGKGGAKRHRKVLRDNIQGITKPAIRRLARRGAVKRISGLIYEETRGVLKVFLENVIRDAVTYTEHAKRKTVTAMDVVYALKRQGRTLYGFGG